One genomic region from Gemmatimonadota bacterium encodes:
- the hemL gene encoding glutamate-1-semialdehyde-2,1-aminomutase, giving the protein MNRSRSGTLFDQALRSMPGGVNSPVRNFGRVGGRPVFMERGAGATVYDVDGNAYIDYLGSWGPLILGHGHPAVVEALKNACERGTSFGTPTEAEIRLAELVKTAFPSIELLRMVNSGTEATMSALRVARGYTGRDLAVKFEAGYHGHGDSFLIQAGSGAATFGIPDSPGVPADLAKMTINLPYNDINAVRRILSERGDDIACVIVEPVAGNMGMIPPAEGFLETIREETEKRGIILIFDEIITGFRIAFGGAQERFGITADMTCLGKIIGGGLPVGAYGGRREIMETVAPVGAVYQAGTLSGNPLAMTAGYETVRRLQEPGVYERLENLASRLGTGLRAAAAEARVPAYLTRVGSMMCTFFTGQAVTDFDTASTSDADTYGRYFWNMLDRGVYLAPSRLETGFVSLAHTEEDIDLTLEAARESMNLLIA; this is encoded by the coding sequence ATGAACCGTTCCCGATCCGGCACGCTCTTCGACCAGGCCCTGCGATCCATGCCCGGCGGCGTGAACAGCCCCGTGCGCAATTTCGGGCGGGTCGGTGGCCGCCCCGTCTTCATGGAACGGGGCGCGGGGGCGACGGTCTACGACGTGGACGGCAACGCGTACATCGACTACCTGGGATCCTGGGGGCCGCTGATCCTGGGCCACGGCCATCCCGCCGTGGTCGAAGCTTTGAAAAATGCCTGCGAGCGGGGCACGAGTTTCGGCACGCCCACCGAAGCCGAGATCAGGCTGGCGGAACTGGTCAAGACCGCCTTCCCTTCCATCGAACTTTTGCGCATGGTAAACTCCGGCACGGAGGCGACCATGAGCGCCCTGCGCGTGGCCCGCGGATACACGGGACGCGACCTGGCGGTCAAGTTCGAGGCGGGATACCACGGCCACGGAGACAGCTTTCTCATCCAGGCCGGATCGGGCGCAGCCACGTTCGGCATCCCCGACAGCCCCGGCGTGCCCGCGGACCTGGCGAAGATGACCATCAACCTGCCCTACAACGACATCAATGCGGTCCGCCGCATCCTCTCGGAGCGGGGCGACGACATCGCCTGCGTGATCGTGGAGCCGGTTGCAGGGAACATGGGCATGATCCCCCCGGCCGAAGGCTTTCTCGAAACCATCCGGGAAGAGACGGAGAAGCGGGGCATCATCCTGATTTTCGACGAGATCATCACGGGATTCAGGATCGCTTTCGGCGGCGCACAGGAACGGTTCGGCATCACGGCCGACATGACCTGCCTGGGCAAGATCATCGGCGGAGGCCTTCCCGTCGGCGCCTATGGTGGGCGCAGGGAGATCATGGAAACCGTGGCGCCCGTCGGCGCGGTCTACCAGGCCGGCACGCTCTCGGGTAACCCGCTGGCCATGACCGCGGGTTATGAAACGGTGCGGCGGCTTCAGGAACCCGGTGTCTACGAAAGGCTGGAGAACCTGGCTTCCCGGCTCGGCACCGGACTCCGCGCCGCGGCGGCGGAGGCACGCGTTCCCGCGTACCTGACGCGCGTCGGGTCCATGATGTGTACCTTCTTCACCGGCCAGGCCGTAACCGATTTCGACACCGCTTCCACCTCGGACGCGGATACGTACGGGCGTTACTTCTGGAACATGCTGGACCGGGGCGTCTACCTGGCGCCTTCGCGCCTCGAAACGGGTTTCGTGTCCCTCGCCCACACCGAAGAGGACATCGACCTGACCCTCGAGGCGGCTCGGGAGAGTATGAACCTACTAATTGCATAG